In Rickettsia endosymbiont of Gonocerus acuteangulatus, the following are encoded in one genomic region:
- the queA gene encoding tRNA preQ1(34) S-adenosylmethionine ribosyltransferase-isomerase QueA, with translation MKLSDFDFDLPLELIAQNPVSKRDESNLLIASTEQYVKTKFYNIVDYLKAGDLLVFNNSKVIKAKLNLDKNITINLNQKLKDIVTSDDVGRLKSIDYWSAFAKPARKLKVGDEFYFDDHKIIITEKLEMGEIKIKFELANISVFEFLDKYGEMPLPLYIKRPETQKSDDERYQTVYSNIQGSVAAPTAGLHFTNDIINKLKEKGVQVAFVTLHVGAGTFMPVKTENINEHKMHTEYCSITPETSAIINKAKQEKRRIIAVGTTSLKTLESSAINGNLNSGEFETDIFITPGFKFHIVDMLLTNFHFPKSTLFMLVCAFAGFKEMHELYKYAIEEQMRFFSYGDATLLYRKG, from the coding sequence ATGAAATTATCCGATTTTGACTTTGACTTACCTTTAGAGCTAATCGCTCAAAATCCAGTAAGCAAACGTGATGAGTCAAATTTATTAATTGCTTCTACAGAGCAATATGTTAAAACCAAATTTTACAATATTGTTGATTATTTAAAAGCAGGAGATCTATTAGTTTTTAATAACAGTAAAGTGATTAAAGCCAAGTTAAATTTAGACAAAAATATCACCATAAACTTAAATCAAAAACTTAAGGATATAGTGACGAGCGACGATGTAGGCAGGCTTAAATCAATTGACTATTGGTCAGCTTTTGCAAAACCTGCACGTAAGCTAAAGGTAGGCGATGAGTTTTATTTTGATGATCATAAAATAATTATCACCGAAAAGCTCGAAATGGGTGAGATTAAAATTAAATTTGAACTTGCTAACATTTCGGTGTTTGAGTTTTTAGATAAATATGGCGAAATGCCATTACCACTTTATATTAAACGTCCTGAAACACAAAAAAGCGATGATGAACGTTATCAAACAGTTTATAGCAATATTCAAGGTTCAGTTGCTGCACCAACGGCAGGCTTACATTTCACAAACGATATAATAAATAAGCTTAAAGAAAAAGGCGTGCAAGTGGCGTTTGTAACTCTACATGTCGGAGCAGGAACTTTTATGCCAGTTAAAACCGAGAATATTAACGAGCATAAAATGCATACGGAATATTGCTCTATTACTCCTGAAACCTCTGCAATTATAAATAAGGCTAAACAAGAAAAAAGACGTATTATAGCAGTCGGCACTACAAGCCTTAAAACTCTTGAAAGCTCTGCTATAAATGGTAATTTAAATTCTGGCGAATTTGAAACTGATATCTTTATAACTCCAGGATTTAAATTTCATATAGTCGACATGTTGCTTACTAATTTTCACTTCCCAAAATCTACTTTATTTATGCTAGTCTGTGCTTTTGCTGGCTTTAAAGAAATGCACGAACTATATAAATACGCTATAGAAGAACAAATGCGTTTTTTTAGCTATGGCGATGCAACACTTTTGTACAGAAAAGGATAA
- the virB11 gene encoding P-type DNA transfer ATPase VirB11: MSDAFAALETFLLPFKELFAEDGINEIMVNKPGEAWVEKKGDIYSKQLPELDVEHLLSLGRLVAQSTEQMISEEKPLLSATLPNGYRIQIVFPPACEIGQIIYSIRKPSGMNLTLDEYAKMGAFDETATESLVDQDEIILNGYLAEKKIKEFIKHAVISKKNIIISGGTSTGKTTFTNAALTEIPQLERLITVEDAREVVLSSHPNRVHLLASKGGQGRANVTTQDLIEACLRLRPDRIIVGELRGKEAFSFLRAINTGHPGSISTLHADSPAMAIEQLKLMVMQADLGMPPEEVKKYILTVVDIVVQLKRGSGGKRYVSGVYYKKNKNAQGMV, from the coding sequence ATGAGTGATGCATTTGCTGCCTTAGAGACCTTTTTATTACCGTTTAAAGAATTATTTGCTGAAGATGGTATTAATGAGATTATGGTTAATAAACCTGGAGAAGCATGGGTTGAGAAGAAAGGTGATATATATTCTAAACAATTACCAGAGCTTGACGTAGAACATCTTCTTTCGCTTGGACGTTTAGTTGCTCAATCTACTGAACAAATGATTTCAGAGGAAAAACCTTTACTTTCAGCAACACTTCCAAATGGTTATCGTATTCAAATAGTATTTCCACCTGCTTGTGAAATAGGGCAAATCATTTATTCTATAAGAAAGCCAAGCGGTATGAATCTAACTCTAGATGAATATGCTAAAATGGGAGCTTTTGATGAAACTGCAACAGAAAGTTTAGTAGATCAAGATGAAATAATTTTAAACGGATATTTAGCTGAAAAAAAGATAAAAGAATTTATCAAACATGCAGTTATTTCAAAGAAAAATATTATAATTAGCGGCGGTACTTCAACAGGTAAAACTACTTTCACTAATGCAGCACTTACTGAAATACCTCAATTGGAAAGATTAATTACAGTAGAAGATGCTCGTGAGGTTGTATTATCTAGTCACCCTAATAGAGTTCATTTGCTTGCTTCTAAAGGCGGACAAGGACGAGCAAACGTTACTACTCAAGATCTAATAGAAGCGTGTTTGCGTTTAAGACCTGATAGAATTATAGTTGGTGAGCTTCGAGGTAAAGAAGCTTTTAGTTTCTTGCGAGCTATTAATACTGGTCACCCAGGTTCTATATCTACACTTCATGCTGATAGTCCTGCTATGGCAATTGAACAACTAAAATTGATGGTTATGCAAGCTGATCTTGGTATGCCGCCTGAAGAAGTAAAAAAATATATTTTAACAGTTGTAGATATTGTAGTACAATTAAAACGTGGCAGCGGCGGTAAAAGATATGTATCGGGAGTATATTACAAAAAGAATAAAAACGCTCAAGGAATGGTGTAG
- a CDS encoding TrbG/VirB9 family P-type conjugative transfer protein, protein MIIVRFCFLIFIYLSGLIANADCPLLENDPCSNISNNYLDDLSITRDNRIQTYIYNPNEVYLLTLHFGFQAHIEFAKNEEVQNIILGDAYAWKLTPIGNRLFIKPLEKYIRTNMTIITNKRTYEFDISSVELMEGHEKELVYVIKFDYSKNRTSNNYMARY, encoded by the coding sequence ATGATAATAGTTAGATTTTGTTTTTTAATTTTTATATACCTAAGTGGCTTAATAGCTAATGCTGACTGTCCACTTTTAGAAAATGATCCATGTAGTAATATCAGCAATAATTATTTGGATGATTTATCTATAACTAGGGATAATAGGATACAAACATATATATATAATCCTAATGAAGTTTATTTATTAACACTGCATTTCGGTTTTCAAGCACATATAGAATTTGCTAAGAATGAAGAAGTTCAAAATATTATTCTTGGAGATGCCTATGCATGGAAACTAACTCCTATTGGTAATCGTTTATTTATAAAACCTCTTGAAAAATATATTCGTACCAACATGACTATCATAACCAACAAAAGAACATATGAATTTGATATTTCTTCTGTTGAGTTAATGGAAGGACATGAGAAAGAGTTAGTATATGTAATTAAATTTGACTATTCTAAGAACAGAACAAGCAATAATTACATGGCAAGATACTAG
- a CDS encoding ankyrin repeat domain-containing protein: MFSWLFSWFQTPKKSHEKLIEAIEARNEAEAQNLIVHMDTAELSKVDDGWTVLTFAAAYGLEKVCEALIPKMTEQAINQANHERDTALIFAVRNSLKKVCEALIPKMFYEAINCESTNFSWFGFTAFTWVTLNGDKKICELLIPKTSPEVIIDILKLAKEKQFMIEAINSYNNKLVKELNLILNKNNPNNTIKMIWAVKIYKKLFKEYLTVEKTENFKPLQNKIEDFIKNNFFTAAGVCKKLIPKIDNNEMHISRLPTKIIANIVEYLENEKWGLEVETLG; encoded by the coding sequence ATGTTTAGTTGGTTGTTTAGCTGGTTTCAAACTCCAAAAAAATCACATGAGAAGTTAATAGAGGCAATAGAAGCAAGAAATGAAGCAGAAGCACAAAACTTAATTGTACATATGGACACAGCCGAATTAAGCAAAGTTGACGACGGCTGGACAGTTTTAACTTTTGCTGCAGCTTATGGCTTAGAAAAGGTTTGTGAGGCTTTAATTCCTAAAATGACCGAGCAGGCTATTAATCAGGCTAATCATGAACGCGATACAGCTCTAATTTTTGCTGTGCGTAATAGTTTAAAAAAGGTTTGCGAGGCTTTAATTCCTAAAATGTTTTATGAGGCTATTAATTGTGAGAGTACTAACTTTTCGTGGTTTGGTTTTACAGCTTTCACTTGGGTTACTCTCAATGGAGATAAAAAAATTTGTGAATTGCTTATACCTAAAACATCGCCAGAAGTTATCATAGACATTTTAAAACTTGCAAAAGAAAAACAATTTATGATAGAAGCAATCAATAGTTACAATAATAAGTTAGTAAAAGAATTAAATTTAATTTTGAATAAAAATAATCCAAATAATACTATTAAAATGATTTGGGCGGTTAAAATTTATAAAAAATTATTTAAAGAGTATTTAACAGTAGAAAAAACTGAGAATTTTAAACCTTTACAAAATAAAATAGAAGACTTTATTAAAAATAATTTTTTTACTGCTGCAGGGGTATGCAAAAAATTAATACCTAAAATTGATAATAATGAAATGCATATATCACGCCTGCCTACTAAAATAATAGCTAATATTGTTGAATATTTGGAAAATGAAAAATGGGGATTAGAAGTTGAGACTTTGGGTTAA
- a CDS encoding proton-conducting transporter membrane subunit, with product MILAKHFPILQILFPFAGALLATTFFRFILLTRIITICCILTSFVISIYGYFIVKNTEISYVMGGWASSIGIEYYLNSLNQAIIIYLNLVLLFFLIFCYNITNQTILKYINRNRRALFYAILLFAHMGYLGMVSTNDFFNLYVFIEISALSSYVLIASGGNHKSLIGALDYLIMGSIGVTLILIAIGFLLSITGSLNMLDVAGLQKYSNSNIVTLSIGFFLIGVILKTAFFPMHFWMMRAYSSTASVILVYMAGISTIIGVYIIYKFTYLIINYEMIELAINNFIRPIALLTLIIAPYFAYKAENFKKIIVYSCITQIGYVFLLYVTDSGMKILPCLLIIDSINKIALFLIAAYKEAYSKKPNQVLVIIAVICSSGLPISPLFFIKVSILELLLKQNLLLDFIIILLSSVGSLFYHYKMVKLLFLQKQEST from the coding sequence ATGATCCTAGCTAAACATTTTCCTATCTTACAAATATTATTCCCATTTGCAGGTGCATTACTTGCGACGACATTTTTTCGTTTTATTTTATTAACTCGAATCATTACTATCTGCTGTATTTTAACAAGTTTTGTAATTAGTATTTATGGATATTTTATTGTAAAAAATACTGAGATTTCTTATGTGATGGGAGGGTGGGCTTCCTCTATCGGGATTGAGTATTATTTAAACTCTTTAAATCAAGCTATTATTATTTACCTTAATTTGGTTTTATTATTTTTTCTAATTTTTTGCTACAATATCACTAACCAAACTATTCTAAAATATATTAACCGCAATAGAAGAGCTTTATTTTACGCCATATTGTTGTTTGCTCATATGGGTTATTTAGGAATGGTTAGTACTAATGATTTCTTTAATTTATATGTATTTATAGAGATTTCAGCACTTAGTAGCTATGTTTTGATAGCTAGCGGTGGTAATCATAAATCCTTAATCGGTGCTCTTGATTATTTAATAATGGGTAGCATTGGGGTAACTTTAATTCTTATAGCCATAGGCTTTCTGCTAAGCATTACAGGTAGTTTAAATATGTTGGATGTAGCTGGTTTACAAAAATATTCTAATTCAAATATAGTAACTTTATCTATAGGATTTTTCTTAATAGGGGTTATTTTAAAAACTGCTTTTTTCCCTATGCATTTTTGGATGATGAGAGCTTATAGCAGTACCGCTTCAGTGATTCTAGTATATATGGCAGGAATCTCGACCATAATAGGCGTATATATAATATATAAATTTACCTATCTCATTATAAATTATGAAATGATTGAACTAGCAATTAACAATTTTATAAGACCGATTGCTTTATTGACGCTTATCATAGCTCCTTATTTTGCTTATAAAGCTGAGAATTTTAAGAAAATTATAGTATATTCGTGTATTACTCAAATAGGCTATGTATTTTTGTTATATGTTACCGATAGCGGTATGAAAATTTTGCCATGTTTATTGATTATAGATAGCATAAATAAAATAGCTCTTTTTCTAATTGCTGCTTATAAAGAAGCATATTCGAAAAAACCGAACCAAGTTTTAGTAATAATAGCTGTAATTTGTAGCAGCGGCTTGCCAATCAGTCCATTATTTTTTATTAAGGTAAGTATTCTAGAATTATTATTAAAACAAAATCTATTATTAGATTTTATAATAATTTTACTAAGCTCAGTAGGATCGTTATTTTATCATTATAAGATGGTGAAACTTTTATTTTTGCAAAAGCAAGAATCAACTTAA
- a CDS encoding VirB8/TrbF family protein has protein sequence MDPVLSAVQEYVKSGKYFSDARKWYSFKYVVPLSSRSLLLLACVTFTLLLTIICINIDLLLPIKEKISYLIKSSTEKQATITNTKESALRDPYASVANIMLKNYVLQREEYNCDLLKQQFIFIKNSSTSIVYMQFANFMNIDNPLSPVMRYQKLYRRSISITSIQNINNNEVIVTFESLAKNSAGEVLENMLWEAKIGYIMDSIVANLPPNAPFNFTVTSYKLKLLKDKNQK, from the coding sequence ATGGATCCAGTACTTAGTGCCGTACAAGAATATGTTAAATCCGGCAAATATTTTAGTGATGCAAGAAAATGGTACAGCTTTAAATATGTAGTGCCGTTAAGTAGTAGGTCTCTTTTACTTTTAGCATGTGTAACATTTACGTTATTGCTTACTATAATTTGTATAAATATTGATTTATTATTACCTATAAAAGAAAAAATAAGTTACTTGATAAAATCTAGTACCGAAAAACAAGCTACTATTACTAACACTAAAGAATCTGCATTACGCGATCCTTATGCTTCTGTTGCTAATATTATGCTCAAAAATTATGTGCTACAGCGAGAAGAATATAATTGTGATTTATTAAAACAACAATTTATCTTTATTAAAAATAGTTCTACAAGTATTGTTTATATGCAATTTGCTAATTTTATGAATATTGATAACCCACTATCACCGGTTATGCGATATCAAAAATTATATAGGCGTTCAATTAGTATAACATCAATTCAAAATATAAATAATAACGAAGTAATTGTTACTTTTGAGTCATTAGCTAAAAATAGTGCAGGGGAAGTTTTAGAAAATATGTTATGGGAAGCAAAAATAGGTTATATAATGGATTCTATTGTTGCAAATCTTCCGCCTAATGCTCCATTTAACTTTACTGTTACCAGTTATAAGCTAAAATTATTAAAAGATAAAAACCAGAAATAA
- a CDS encoding virB8 family protein, with protein sequence MLDNIFGFFKSSDKAQNDAKSEQSQANPLKITQNWYEERADKLIVQRNLLIILLIILSIFMVISTLVIAFVVKSKQFDPFVIQFDDTTGRASVVEPISSPVLTADESLTRYFIKKYINARETYNFVDFTTLARTTIRLLSTSNVFYGYLGYIRDKNNDPSLKYQENNTTYLVVKSWSKIASDKYIVRFSVNETTGNQTVYNKIAVVSYAYVPMQLTDSELDINPVGFQVNGYRVDDDNS encoded by the coding sequence ATGTTAGATAATATATTCGGCTTCTTTAAATCAAGTGATAAAGCACAAAATGATGCAAAGAGCGAGCAAAGCCAAGCAAATCCGCTAAAGATAACTCAAAATTGGTATGAAGAACGTGCTGATAAGCTGATTGTTCAACGTAACTTGTTAATAATATTACTGATAATATTATCAATTTTTATGGTAATATCTACTTTAGTAATAGCTTTTGTAGTAAAATCTAAACAGTTTGATCCTTTTGTCATTCAATTTGATGACACTACCGGTCGTGCATCAGTAGTAGAGCCTATTTCATCACCAGTGCTTACTGCAGATGAGTCTCTTACAAGATATTTTATAAAAAAATACATAAATGCAAGAGAAACATATAATTTTGTTGATTTCACTACTTTGGCACGCACTACTATAAGATTACTTTCAACGAGTAATGTTTTTTATGGTTATCTTGGGTATATAAGAGATAAGAACAACGATCCAAGTTTAAAGTATCAGGAAAATAATACAACTTATTTAGTAGTAAAGTCATGGTCAAAAATTGCCTCAGACAAGTATATAGTTAGATTTTCCGTAAATGAAACAACAGGAAATCAAACAGTTTATAATAAAATAGCAGTAGTAAGTTATGCTTACGTACCAATGCAATTAACAGATTCAGAGCTTGATATAAATCCTGTAGGATTTCAAGTTAACGGATATAGGGTAGACGATGATAATAGTTAG
- a CDS encoding proton-conducting transporter membrane subunit, which translates to MLAQFTTPNLLILSTLLVGMLNLTSPFVTKEDSFTRNFLLIAIGIFFFSNVLIIDWVFLKGVRAGFKFHIFGNYFIGFHLEPLGLIFLSLISFLWICSLLYTPKYLAINNIENSSRFLFFFNLTILIGILIALSSNLFTMFICYELLTISTAFLIGHTKNNIVLTGLYKYLKILMITGIMLFLPVIIIIYAKIGNGDFVSKGLMLEHFSKNQSILLLLMFIFGIAKTAIFPVHLWLPAAMVAHYPISSLLHAVIVVKTGLFCIYKILVYIFGLSYLQEIFGAFNWLIFIPIVSIFYSPFKAFGTDNIKKILAYSTMNQLGIALLSAFMLTPKSLAAATLHLVSHSFTKICLFYSMGSIYSLKKANQVQDLTGTSKEFPLISFMILISSLSLIGIPVLSGFISKFSILLAAAEQNQFIVMGVIIISSIFSSLYLIKILGFIYKSSSNETSNIAKQLPYSMQISIMICCAAVIFFYFIQILIKKFLGYI; encoded by the coding sequence ATGTTAGCACAATTTACCACTCCGAATCTTTTGATTCTATCAACTTTACTAGTTGGTATGCTGAATTTAACTAGTCCGTTTGTGACTAAAGAAGATAGTTTTACACGTAATTTTTTACTTATTGCTATCGGGATTTTTTTCTTTAGTAATGTTCTAATTATTGATTGGGTATTTTTAAAAGGTGTAAGGGCAGGGTTTAAGTTCCATATTTTCGGTAACTATTTTATAGGCTTTCATCTCGAACCTTTAGGGCTGATCTTCTTAAGCTTGATTAGCTTTTTATGGATTTGCTCGCTGCTTTATACTCCAAAATATCTTGCTATTAATAATATAGAAAACTCTTCAAGGTTTTTATTTTTCTTCAATTTGACTATTCTTATTGGCATTTTAATTGCCCTATCTAGCAATTTATTTACGATGTTTATTTGTTATGAGCTTTTAACAATTTCTACGGCTTTTTTAATAGGGCATACTAAAAATAACATAGTGCTTACGGGATTATATAAATATTTAAAAATTTTGATGATTACCGGAATTATGCTATTTTTGCCGGTTATTATAATCATTTATGCTAAAATAGGTAATGGGGATTTCGTAAGTAAAGGGCTAATGCTAGAGCATTTTTCTAAAAATCAGTCTATTCTTTTATTACTAATGTTTATTTTCGGTATTGCAAAGACAGCGATTTTTCCAGTACATTTATGGCTTCCTGCGGCAATGGTTGCACATTATCCTATCAGTAGTTTACTGCATGCAGTGATAGTAGTAAAAACCGGTTTATTTTGTATTTACAAAATTTTGGTATATATATTCGGTTTGTCTTATTTACAAGAAATATTTGGAGCGTTTAACTGGTTGATTTTTATCCCAATAGTAAGTATTTTTTATAGCCCATTTAAAGCTTTCGGAACGGATAACATCAAGAAAATACTTGCCTATTCCACCATGAACCAATTAGGCATAGCATTGCTTAGTGCTTTTATGCTAACGCCTAAGTCCTTAGCCGCTGCAACTCTGCATTTAGTATCGCATTCTTTTACAAAGATTTGTTTATTTTATAGTATGGGAAGTATTTATAGCCTAAAGAAAGCCAATCAAGTGCAGGATTTAACAGGTACTTCAAAAGAATTTCCATTGATTTCTTTTATGATATTAATATCATCATTATCGTTGATCGGTATTCCGGTTTTAAGCGGCTTCATAAGTAAATTCTCGATTTTATTGGCTGCAGCCGAGCAGAATCAGTTTATTGTAATGGGTGTTATAATAATTAGTAGTATATTCTCAAGCCTATATCTTATCAAAATATTAGGGTTTATTTATAAATCTTCTTCTAATGAAACCTCAAATATAGCAAAACAGCTTCCATATTCTATGCAAATAAGTATTATGATCTGCTGTGCTGCTGTAATATTCTTTTATTTCATCCAAATTCTAATCAAGAAGTTTTTAGGATATATTTAA
- a CDS encoding TrbI/VirB10 family protein, producing MAEEQNNNSSLSGADTPEVQKELSKVSVSFNKSIAIVVVICGILIYIFYSLFFAPKKEEIQNTNIPSNIVKPVEDNSDNVPEIPKLPDPPKLKTPIAPPPPPTPPVVEVPPVLPPTIPVETDKSKTLPAPPISLPSTNGPLVESDEEKKRKQAKRKSSIVLVSGVEPKKTAEQVAADAVFKDRGDMSLILGRGKLIEAVLETAINSDLGGEIRAIISRDVYSEKDKIILIPKGSKVFGKYATSTSADSYGRVSVIWDRIDLTNGYTIAFDSPAVDNLGRPGVQGRVDNKYKEQFANSVLQSAFNIGIAKVLDKLVPPPINSQAAATNSAIATQLLNTAQTISQNTSLDPNTRIVTICTNVLAAITDKTSTAYTTMTQACTTAQDASSANTPEQRLATLVQAVNTAASSLLTSTSIASNPTQAQQASTQAFTDITNTVQNMITQQQFKPTTTINQGTPIKIYVNKDYKFPATVLTKSKVVK from the coding sequence ATGGCCGAAGAGCAAAACAATAACAGTTCTTTATCAGGAGCGGATACACCTGAAGTTCAAAAAGAATTATCAAAAGTTTCAGTGAGTTTTAATAAAAGTATTGCTATCGTAGTTGTAATTTGCGGTATTCTTATATATATTTTTTATTCCCTTTTCTTTGCTCCTAAAAAAGAAGAAATTCAAAATACTAATATACCTAGCAATATTGTTAAACCTGTTGAAGATAATTCAGATAACGTACCTGAAATACCTAAATTACCGGATCCACCAAAGCTTAAAACACCAATTGCTCCGCCGCCTCCACCTACCCCTCCAGTAGTGGAAGTACCTCCCGTTTTACCTCCAACTATACCAGTAGAAACTGATAAGTCAAAAACACTTCCAGCTCCTCCTATTTCATTACCTTCAACAAACGGACCTTTAGTTGAAAGTGACGAAGAAAAGAAACGTAAACAAGCAAAAAGGAAATCATCTATTGTATTAGTTAGCGGTGTAGAACCTAAGAAAACAGCAGAGCAAGTTGCTGCAGATGCAGTATTTAAAGATCGTGGTGACATGTCTTTAATCTTAGGGCGTGGTAAATTAATTGAGGCAGTACTTGAAACAGCCATAAATAGCGATCTTGGTGGTGAAATAAGAGCCATTATTAGCAGAGATGTATATTCTGAGAAAGATAAGATAATATTAATACCAAAAGGATCAAAAGTATTTGGTAAATATGCAACTTCAACTTCAGCAGATAGCTATGGTAGAGTTTCTGTAATATGGGATAGAATAGACTTAACTAATGGTTATACTATAGCATTTGATTCGCCTGCAGTCGATAATTTAGGAAGACCAGGAGTGCAAGGAAGAGTAGATAATAAATATAAGGAACAGTTTGCTAATTCAGTATTACAATCTGCTTTCAATATAGGAATTGCTAAAGTTCTCGATAAATTAGTACCTCCGCCTATAAACTCACAAGCTGCTGCTACTAATAGTGCTATTGCTACTCAGTTATTAAATACTGCTCAAACAATTTCCCAAAATACTAGTTTGGATCCAAATACAAGAATAGTTACAATTTGTACAAATGTTTTAGCTGCTATTACTGATAAAACATCTACTGCCTATACTACAATGACACAAGCGTGTACAACTGCCCAAGATGCTTCTTCGGCAAATACACCTGAACAAAGACTAGCTACATTAGTACAAGCGGTTAATACCGCTGCTTCAAGCTTACTTACTAGTACTTCTATAGCATCAAATCCAACTCAGGCACAACAAGCTTCTACACAAGCTTTTACGGATATTACTAATACTGTACAAAATATGATAACTCAGCAGCAATTTAAACCTACTACAACGATTAATCAAGGTACTCCGATTAAGATATACGTTAATAAGGATTATAAATTCCCTGCTACCGTATTAACAAAATCAAAGGTAGTAAAATGA
- a CDS encoding glycoside hydrolase family protein: protein MPRSFDSHSSDDSRFTQATPNRGEYSNAADELLRWVKAKGGVTLQGSVKRRATERSLFLC from the coding sequence TTGCCACGCTCATTTGATTCGCATAGCTCAGACGACTCTCGATTCACGCAGGCAACGCCTAACCGAGGCGAATACTCAAACGCCGCTGATGAGTTGCTGCGATGGGTAAAAGCTAAAGGCGGTGTTACCCTACAAGGCTCGGTAAAACGTAGGGCTACAGAGCGGTCATTGTTCTTATGCTAA
- the virB9 gene encoding P-type conjugative transfer protein VirB9 — protein MKRLIIFFTIIFFTLNIFAIRESRPLGQDSRLRVMVYNPDDVFKFTGYYGYQASIELARDEEIVSISMGDTTSWQIVPAGHRIFIKPMEQDATTNMTLITNKRTYFFELYAAETLDMRDPEMVFNVKFLYPDDENDNAGGHMQTYIVSSATPDLNHPEKYNFNYYISGSEEIAPIKIFDDGEFTYLQFRDKNSEIPGIFAVDDSLRESLVNYRLAPDNPNLVILEQVFPKLAVRKGKKITCIFNESFRAY, from the coding sequence ATGAAGCGATTAATAATATTTTTTACAATAATATTTTTTACATTAAATATATTTGCTATTAGAGAGTCAAGACCTTTGGGGCAAGATTCTCGTTTAAGAGTTATGGTTTATAACCCTGATGATGTTTTCAAATTTACAGGATATTACGGCTATCAAGCAAGCATAGAGCTTGCAAGAGATGAAGAAATAGTGAGTATCTCTATGGGTGATACTACCTCCTGGCAAATAGTACCTGCAGGTCATAGAATTTTTATTAAACCGATGGAGCAGGATGCTACCACTAATATGACCTTAATTACTAATAAACGAACATATTTCTTTGAACTATACGCTGCTGAGACTCTTGATATGCGTGATCCAGAAATGGTTTTTAACGTCAAGTTCCTCTATCCTGATGATGAAAATGATAATGCTGGTGGTCACATGCAAACTTATATTGTCTCTTCAGCAACCCCTGATCTTAATCATCCAGAAAAATATAACTTCAACTATTATATTAGCGGTAGTGAAGAAATAGCTCCTATTAAAATTTTTGACGATGGCGAATTTACCTATCTACAATTTAGAGATAAAAATTCTGAAATTCCTGGTATTTTTGCTGTAGATGATTCACTACGTGAATCTTTAGTAAATTATCGTCTTGCTCCAGATAACCCTAATTTAGTTATTCTTGAACAAGTATTCCCAAAACTTGCCGTACGTAAAGGTAAAAAGATTACTTGTATATTCAATGAATCTTTTAGAGCATACTGA
- a CDS encoding Na+/H+ antiporter subunit C, with translation MSHLIYFFALILLTSGLFIMLTSHNYIHKVIGLGVFQSSVLVFYLALGKVKTGIVPIMQEGVTTYTSPLPHVLMLTAIVVGFATLSVALSFIYQIYKHFGTISENEISFDK, from the coding sequence ATGTCCCACTTAATATATTTTTTTGCTTTAATATTACTTACTTCTGGTTTGTTTATAATGCTTACAAGTCATAATTATATTCATAAAGTTATTGGGCTTGGGGTTTTTCAAAGTTCAGTATTAGTTTTCTATTTAGCTTTGGGTAAAGTTAAAACAGGCATTGTGCCTATTATGCAAGAAGGCGTAACTACCTATACCAGCCCATTGCCTCACGTATTGATGCTAACAGCTATAGTAGTGGGCTTTGCAACACTTAGCGTAGCTCTAAGTTTCATATATCAAATTTATAAACATTTTGGTACAATATCGGAAAACGAAATTAGTTTTGATAAATAG
- a CDS encoding DUF2706 domain-containing protein, whose amino-acid sequence MLKLFKFGVLLIMLSQLLSCTPSAPYEIKSPCVAAEINDEAELNMNPCVRRPVNSIIDIA is encoded by the coding sequence ATGTTAAAATTATTCAAGTTTGGGGTATTATTAATTATGCTTTCACAATTATTATCATGTACACCCTCAGCACCTTACGAAATTAAAAGCCCGTGTGTTGCAGCTGAAATTAATGATGAAGCAGAGTTAAATATGAATCCTTGTGTAAGAAGACCGGTTAATTCTATAATAGATATAGCATAA